Proteins co-encoded in one Vibrio fortis genomic window:
- a CDS encoding lipoprotein — translation MKKLLIATSLVTVLAGCQSNNATVKEAQNFAPCTFPDAPTVSAPGWICDVIPSDIAVAAKGYSKKSAAGMSVMRKIAVNDARVNLAAEFETDVSNLFQAATEGVTSTSAAEGVTLVTEDVQETFENITKTVVNKTLTNSRVIVSQASPTGGLYVLVGMDQAAYDANMNKVIDEVGGEDSALWDQFNNEKAAADLAAAFDALKK, via the coding sequence ATGAAAAAACTACTTATTGCAACCTCATTGGTAACAGTACTGGCTGGTTGTCAGAGCAACAATGCAACGGTTAAAGAAGCGCAAAACTTTGCACCATGTACTTTCCCAGATGCTCCTACCGTATCAGCACCGGGTTGGATCTGTGATGTAATTCCTAGTGATATCGCTGTTGCCGCTAAAGGGTACTCTAAGAAGAGTGCTGCAGGCATGAGCGTAATGCGCAAAATTGCTGTGAATGATGCTCGCGTAAACCTAGCTGCCGAGTTTGAAACTGACGTGAGTAACCTATTCCAAGCAGCGACTGAAGGTGTGACTTCTACATCAGCTGCAGAAGGTGTAACGCTAGTGACTGAAGATGTTCAAGAGACATTCGAAAATATCACTAAGACAGTCGTGAATAAAACGCTAACTAACAGTCGTGTTATCGTAAGTCAAGCAAGCCCAACCGGTGGTTTATACGTTCTAGTGGGTATGGACCAAGCCGCATACGACGCGAACATGAATAAAGTAATCGATGAAGTTGGTGGTGAAGATTCTGCTCTTTGGGATCAATTCAACAACGAAAAAGCGGCAGCGGACCTTGCTGCAGCGTTCGATGCATTGAAAAAATAA
- a CDS encoding TRAP transporter large permease: MESYLPIIILFVLFLLNIPIAFSLISSAMVYFLFINNSIPVTLVMQRFISSAESFPLLAIPFFIMVGSVMNYAGISKSLLAFADSMIGHKTGGLAQVNVALSTLMGGISGSANADAAMQSKILAPEMTKRGYDLPFTAAVTAASSSISPVIPPGINLIIFALLANVSVHQMFIAGYVPAFLMALSLMVTIWFISRKRNYKPSRSKPATAKERLHYFFKAVPALLIPFGIILGMRFGLFTPTEAGAIAVLLCVIIGAFIYRELSFKHIPQIMRETVQGTSSVMFIIIGAMVFGYYMTLEQIPHNVASALIELTDNKLVLLLLINVLLLVVGMFIEGGAAMIILTPLLLPAVLNLGVNPVHFGIIVIVNIMIGGVTPPFGSMMFTVCSILKVRMVDFVKEVAPLLLALLAVLMLLTFSESVVMFLPNLL, from the coding sequence ATGGAAAGCTATCTTCCAATTATTATTCTTTTTGTTCTTTTCCTACTAAATATTCCAATTGCATTTTCTTTGATATCGTCGGCAATGGTTTATTTCTTGTTTATCAACAACTCGATTCCCGTAACCTTGGTAATGCAAAGGTTCATCAGTTCGGCGGAGTCGTTTCCACTGTTGGCGATCCCTTTTTTCATCATGGTGGGATCGGTGATGAACTACGCGGGTATCAGCAAAAGTTTACTCGCGTTTGCCGACTCAATGATTGGCCATAAGACGGGCGGCTTGGCTCAGGTTAACGTGGCATTGAGTACGCTGATGGGTGGTATTTCCGGTTCTGCGAACGCCGATGCCGCAATGCAGTCAAAAATCTTAGCACCTGAGATGACCAAGCGCGGCTACGACTTACCGTTTACTGCGGCTGTGACCGCCGCATCTTCAAGTATTAGCCCAGTGATTCCACCTGGTATCAACTTGATTATTTTCGCGCTGTTGGCGAACGTTTCGGTTCATCAAATGTTTATCGCAGGTTATGTCCCCGCGTTTTTGATGGCTCTGTCTTTGATGGTCACGATTTGGTTTATTTCTCGTAAGCGCAACTACAAACCTTCACGCTCGAAACCAGCGACAGCAAAAGAACGTCTTCATTACTTCTTTAAGGCTGTACCCGCTCTGTTGATCCCGTTCGGCATCATTCTTGGTATGCGCTTTGGACTCTTTACACCGACGGAAGCTGGCGCTATTGCGGTTCTACTTTGCGTCATCATTGGTGCATTTATCTACCGTGAGTTGAGCTTCAAACACATTCCACAAATTATGCGAGAGACGGTTCAAGGCACCAGTAGTGTAATGTTCATCATCATTGGTGCGATGGTCTTTGGCTATTACATGACGCTGGAGCAAATCCCACATAACGTCGCATCGGCATTGATAGAGCTAACAGATAACAAACTGGTACTGCTGCTATTGATCAACGTGTTGCTGCTGGTGGTCGGTATGTTCATCGAAGGCGGTGCAGCAATGATTATCCTGACGCCTTTATTACTTCCTGCTGTATTGAATCTGGGGGTGAATCCGGTTCACTTCGGCATTATCGTGATCGTGAACATTATGATCGGTGGTGTAACTCCGCCATTCGGCTCCATGATGTTTACGGTGTGCTCGATATTGAAAGTCCGTATGGTCGACTTCGTTAAAGAAGTGGCTCCCCTGTTGCTAGCACTATTAGCGGTATTGATGTTACTGACGTTCTCTGAGAGCGTGGTGATGTTCCTGCCGAATTTGCTTTAA
- a CDS encoding dienelactone hydrolase family protein, whose product MQIRTALSLLSAALCAPLMAGENIPYTVDGLEYEGYWSESSDNAPLVLLVHDWDGLTDYEKKRAEMLNELGYNVFAVDLFGKGIRPTEVKDKKQHTGELYKDREKMRSLLIGAAAQAEKLGGNLDNNVMMGYCFGGAAVLEAARAAIPSKAYVSFHGGLSTPEGQDYSQTPSQVVIFHGTADAMISMADFGNLAEQLESANVEHEMLTYSGAPHAFTVFGSMNYQLEADQKSWARFTEVLASATQ is encoded by the coding sequence ATGCAAATTCGAACCGCTCTATCTTTACTCAGTGCAGCTCTTTGTGCCCCTCTAATGGCCGGAGAAAATATACCTTATACGGTGGATGGTCTTGAATACGAAGGCTATTGGAGTGAATCCAGTGACAACGCACCATTGGTGCTACTTGTGCATGATTGGGATGGCTTGACTGACTATGAAAAAAAGCGAGCAGAGATGCTCAATGAACTTGGTTACAACGTATTTGCTGTAGACCTTTTCGGCAAAGGCATTCGTCCTACCGAAGTGAAAGACAAGAAACAACACACAGGTGAGCTCTACAAAGACCGTGAAAAGATGCGTTCATTGCTCATTGGTGCGGCCGCTCAAGCAGAGAAACTAGGTGGCAACCTCGATAACAATGTCATGATGGGGTACTGTTTTGGAGGTGCTGCTGTATTAGAAGCTGCCCGAGCCGCCATTCCATCTAAGGCTTATGTCTCTTTTCATGGTGGGCTATCAACACCCGAGGGACAAGACTACTCCCAAACACCATCTCAGGTTGTCATTTTCCATGGAACTGCGGATGCTATGATCTCAATGGCGGATTTCGGAAATCTGGCTGAGCAACTGGAATCGGCGAATGTCGAACATGAAATGCTGACGTACAGCGGCGCTCCTCATGCATTCACAGTGTTTGGCTCTATGAACTATCAGCTCGAAGCCGACCAAAAGTCTTGGGCTCGCTTTACCGAAGTGCTTGCTTCCGCTACACAATAA
- a CDS encoding TRAP transporter small permease produces the protein MFLLRNLEEILASISISITVLVVIVNVVLRYGFGFVVPWSEELSVICFIWAVYLGISSCYKHKLHMGVDVIVAMLPTRPKRIFKLGVSVFLLGINILMSVLSYQYLMLSSKVTPVMGMSYFAINGVLVLSFSLMAIHTVKFIVDDVASLKSSKQ, from the coding sequence TTGTTTTTATTAAGAAACCTTGAAGAAATCTTAGCGTCGATCTCCATTTCAATCACAGTGCTTGTGGTGATTGTAAACGTAGTTTTGCGTTATGGATTCGGCTTTGTTGTACCTTGGAGCGAAGAGCTCTCAGTGATCTGTTTTATCTGGGCTGTGTATCTAGGCATCAGCTCATGCTACAAGCACAAACTTCACATGGGCGTAGATGTCATAGTCGCCATGTTACCTACGCGACCTAAGCGCATTTTTAAGTTGGGAGTCTCTGTATTTCTATTAGGTATCAACATTTTAATGTCAGTGCTTAGTTACCAGTATTTGATGCTTTCTAGCAAAGTGACGCCAGTGATGGGCATGTCTTACTTTGCAATCAATGGGGTATTAGTGCTCAGTTTTTCCTTGATGGCTATCCACACAGTTAAGTTTATTGTGGACGATGTAGCTTCTCTAAAAAGTTCTAAGCAGTAG
- a CDS encoding ETEC_3214 domain-containing protein yields MSEEQNKEIQKDIQEELQELQDTQESLLEEQKKGGIARTIGLVSVISIALGGFNDSFDALEKMFDFGLSQMTDIPSHRKLDKIYIRSSAETLDQTFGAPVYIKRASTDDVIKYYQDDNFILSAITRDNAIVAYLVFPNEGFAPETLEHAGGSEFFAKTFSSIESVNEIRASFARTGNYYIEENNGGEFGYLYSSISGASEFISPMSQENRKLLSEVVDALTMDDNIVESVQSLRKNAKPNFYGYSTLGVGALEEAILSNTEYRLIHKI; encoded by the coding sequence ATGTCTGAAGAACAAAACAAGGAAATTCAAAAAGATATTCAGGAAGAGTTACAAGAGCTTCAAGACACTCAAGAGTCTCTGTTGGAAGAGCAGAAGAAGGGCGGTATAGCTCGCACTATTGGTCTAGTGTCGGTGATTTCCATTGCTTTGGGCGGCTTCAATGACAGTTTTGATGCATTGGAGAAGATGTTCGATTTTGGTCTGTCTCAAATGACAGATATCCCGTCACATAGAAAGCTAGATAAAATTTATATTCGTTCATCTGCTGAGACGTTAGATCAAACATTTGGTGCGCCAGTTTATATTAAACGAGCGTCAACGGATGACGTCATCAAGTACTACCAAGACGATAATTTCATCCTTTCTGCCATTACCCGAGACAATGCGATCGTCGCTTATCTTGTTTTCCCAAATGAAGGCTTCGCGCCAGAAACGCTAGAGCATGCGGGTGGTTCGGAGTTCTTTGCTAAAACGTTTAGTTCAATCGAGAGTGTGAATGAGATCCGCGCATCGTTTGCAAGAACAGGTAACTACTACATTGAAGAGAATAATGGTGGCGAATTTGGCTACTTGTATTCTTCTATCAGTGGTGCAAGTGAGTTTATCTCACCTATGTCACAAGAAAACAGGAAGTTACTTTCTGAAGTGGTGGATGCACTGACAATGGATGATAACATTGTCGAAAGCGTACAATCTTTGCGCAAAAATGCGAAGCCGAATTTTTATGGATACAGCACCTTAGGTGTGGGTGCTTTAGAAGAAGCAATTCTATCTAATACTGAGTACCGACTAATTCATAAGATTTAG
- a CDS encoding HAD-IIB family hydrolase, with protein MNSVTNELNQSWKDVDWVLTDVDDTLTWKGELPPETLIALKKLRDSGKKVVAVTGACAGWCDHIAQLWPVDAVLGENGAFIMEKKGGYLTLRSDVPMTVISEKQQQLKQQVLDILKDYPDLELTLDQSYRLCEVAIDIGQNRARVSECVIEDVVAKIHALGAHATASSIHINAWYGEHSKKATATAFLKQKGLSAEEILKHSCYVGDSMNDQYMFEALPNSVGVANIQHYWQRLEHHPVVVMTQPGGYGFAEFTDKLLALK; from the coding sequence ATGAATTCGGTCACGAATGAATTAAACCAGAGTTGGAAAGATGTAGATTGGGTTTTGACAGATGTCGATGACACATTGACGTGGAAAGGCGAACTGCCGCCAGAAACCCTCATCGCACTAAAAAAGCTTCGAGATTCGGGAAAAAAAGTGGTTGCTGTAACCGGTGCCTGCGCAGGGTGGTGCGATCATATTGCACAGCTTTGGCCTGTCGATGCGGTGCTTGGTGAAAACGGCGCGTTCATTATGGAAAAGAAGGGGGGGTATTTAACACTGCGCTCAGATGTTCCAATGACAGTCATCAGTGAGAAACAACAACAACTGAAGCAACAAGTTTTGGACATATTGAAAGACTACCCAGACTTGGAATTAACATTGGATCAGTCTTATCGATTGTGTGAAGTAGCAATTGACATTGGTCAGAATAGAGCGCGTGTCAGTGAGTGTGTTATTGAAGACGTCGTTGCCAAAATCCATGCATTAGGAGCGCATGCCACCGCTAGCTCGATACATATCAATGCCTGGTATGGCGAACACTCTAAAAAAGCGACCGCGACGGCTTTCCTCAAGCAGAAAGGGCTGTCAGCCGAGGAGATACTCAAACACAGCTGTTATGTGGGAGATTCTATGAACGACCAATACATGTTTGAAGCCTTACCAAACAGCGTCGGTGTCGCAAATATTCAACACTATTGGCAACGCCTTGAACATCATCCTGTCGTTGTGATGACTCAACCTGGCGGTTATGGTTTTGCGGAGTTTACGGACAAGTTACTCGCGCTAAAATAG
- a CDS encoding DHH family phosphoesterase: protein MANIEFEAFLDKLKANKRVIVQAHDFPDHDAISSAYALAYLLKNQGLNPFITFKGHIDRVSLRNLIDWLEIPVYKPEDLRLKPDDKIIVVDGCIGEKNITDFTGEEVGVIDHHQVEAPESVWYSDIRSNYGATATIMVEYYQYFSIDMPKRVATALLVGLSFDTANFTRSVGASDLKALAYLQAKADNAIVNKICRNQVQFEELKLFNSMLAGMRREKNAAFAVLPEGCPKNMLGVLGDFLLSVDELDIIVLTARTSDKTFISLRSECSENNVAKVIQKALNEKGIGFGGGHPHMAAGMIPRKFRTGEELDCLYELIRPSLVLDAAKAS, encoded by the coding sequence ATGGCAAATATTGAATTTGAAGCTTTCTTAGACAAGCTGAAAGCGAATAAAAGAGTGATTGTGCAGGCTCATGATTTTCCAGACCATGACGCGATCTCCTCTGCTTATGCGCTGGCTTACCTGCTTAAAAACCAAGGCTTGAATCCGTTCATCACCTTTAAAGGGCACATCGATAGAGTGTCACTGAGAAATCTTATCGATTGGCTCGAAATACCAGTATATAAACCCGAAGATCTACGTTTGAAGCCGGACGATAAAATCATTGTGGTTGATGGTTGTATTGGTGAGAAGAACATTACTGATTTCACTGGTGAGGAAGTCGGTGTTATCGACCATCATCAGGTGGAAGCGCCGGAGTCGGTTTGGTATAGCGATATTCGATCTAATTATGGTGCTACTGCCACTATCATGGTTGAGTACTATCAATATTTTTCCATTGATATGCCTAAGCGTGTGGCGACTGCATTGTTGGTCGGTTTGAGTTTTGATACCGCCAACTTCACCCGAAGCGTAGGGGCTTCAGATCTTAAGGCGCTTGCGTACCTGCAAGCCAAAGCCGACAACGCGATCGTGAATAAGATTTGTCGAAACCAAGTTCAATTTGAAGAGCTGAAGCTGTTCAATTCAATGCTTGCCGGTATGCGTCGCGAGAAAAATGCTGCTTTTGCTGTACTTCCTGAAGGATGTCCTAAAAACATGCTAGGTGTACTGGGTGACTTTCTTTTGAGCGTTGATGAGCTTGATATTATTGTGCTTACCGCGAGAACGAGCGATAAAACGTTTATTTCACTTCGCTCGGAGTGCTCTGAAAATAATGTCGCCAAGGTTATTCAAAAAGCCTTGAATGAAAAAGGCATTGGTTTTGGTGGTGGACATCCACATATGGCTGCGGGGATGATTCCAAGGAAGTTTCGAACAGGAGAAGAGCTTGATTGCCTGTATGAGCTAATTCGTCCGAGCCTTGTTCTGGATGCCGCTAAAGCATCATAA
- a CDS encoding pyridoxal-phosphate dependent enzyme — translation MKLNNSPITQHQFNGRTFFLKRDDQLHSHFCGNKARKFMQLLEEEHSNIDTLICYGSAQANSLLSLAALAKIKGWKLEFYVDHLPQWLIDKPIGNYRGALDLGAKVISMQVVASDLHPRAYIEQIRQPGPECIVLPEGGRSKMSEYGVKQLAMEILSWTRFEPKHDFVVALPAGTGSTALYLHKHLKVHNIPVITCACVGGNDYLTKQFDELGEDDHPEILPLESKHHFGKLYQRDYQMWLDLLEETDVEFDLLYDPLMWQCLEQWQQNNPEKTLIYIHQGGLLGNESMLPRYQRKYPDITASQTLDW, via the coding sequence ATGAAACTCAACAACAGCCCTATCACCCAACACCAGTTTAATGGCCGCACTTTCTTCTTAAAGCGTGATGACCAATTGCACTCACATTTCTGCGGCAACAAAGCTCGCAAATTCATGCAATTACTCGAAGAAGAGCACTCAAACATAGATACCTTGATCTGTTACGGTTCAGCGCAAGCAAACTCGCTATTATCGTTGGCGGCATTAGCGAAAATTAAGGGGTGGAAGCTGGAGTTTTACGTTGACCATTTACCCCAATGGCTCATTGATAAACCGATAGGAAACTACCGAGGTGCATTAGACCTTGGTGCCAAAGTGATCAGCATGCAAGTGGTCGCTAGCGATCTTCATCCAAGAGCGTACATCGAGCAAATCAGACAGCCAGGACCTGAATGTATCGTATTGCCAGAAGGCGGACGCAGCAAAATGTCTGAATATGGCGTCAAACAGCTCGCTATGGAGATCTTAAGTTGGACACGCTTCGAGCCGAAACACGATTTTGTCGTTGCGCTACCAGCTGGTACTGGGAGTACTGCCCTTTATCTTCATAAACACCTTAAAGTACACAATATTCCGGTCATCACTTGTGCTTGTGTTGGCGGTAATGACTACCTGACAAAACAGTTTGACGAGTTAGGTGAAGACGACCATCCTGAGATTCTACCTTTAGAATCTAAACATCACTTTGGAAAACTCTATCAACGAGATTACCAAATGTGGCTCGACCTTCTAGAAGAGACCGATGTGGAGTTTGATCTACTCTACGACCCTTTGATGTGGCAATGTTTGGAACAGTGGCAACAAAACAATCCAGAAAAAACACTTATCTATATTCATCAAGGCGGCTTGCTCGGCAATGAATCTATGTTGCCCCGCTATCAGCGTAAATACCCAGATATCACGGCCAGTCAGACGCTAGATTGGTAG
- a CDS encoding D-amino acid dehydrogenase — protein sequence MEVIVIGSGVIGLTSAWYLAKEGHKVTVIDRQDSSGKETSFANAGQISYGYSSPWAAPGIPVKALKWLTQEHAPLKVKPSLSPALIQWATQMLSNCSPAKYAINKARMLRIANYSRDCLTELRETENLDYEGRQQGTLQVFRDAKQLEAIQQDMKLLKESGIEHSLLSVEECIKVEPGLESVKDKLVGGLYLPGDETGDCHKFCIELTEKAKALGVEFKFDTEVHSLNRQGSSLTSINTSAGELKADAFVLATGSYSTELLKQIDIDVPVYPVKGYSLTLPIINADKAPTSTVMDETYKVAMTRFDDRIRIAGTAELAGFNFDIPEKRKATIDMVIKDLFPEAGDHAKAEYWTGLRPMTPDGTPIIGKTPVGNLYTNTGHGTLGWTMACGSGKILASVVSGKVPEVESGDLSVSRYQ from the coding sequence ATGGAAGTGATTGTAATTGGTAGTGGTGTAATTGGATTGACCAGTGCTTGGTACTTGGCCAAAGAAGGGCACAAGGTAACGGTGATCGATCGTCAAGATAGCAGTGGTAAAGAGACCAGTTTTGCCAATGCAGGTCAAATCTCTTATGGCTATTCTTCTCCTTGGGCTGCACCTGGGATTCCCGTTAAGGCTCTCAAATGGTTGACGCAAGAGCATGCACCGCTGAAAGTGAAACCTTCACTCTCGCCCGCTTTGATTCAATGGGCAACTCAGATGTTGTCCAACTGCAGCCCAGCCAAATATGCGATCAATAAAGCTCGCATGTTACGCATTGCGAATTACAGTCGAGATTGTTTAACTGAGCTGCGTGAAACTGAAAACCTTGACTATGAAGGCCGTCAGCAAGGAACGCTGCAAGTGTTCCGTGATGCTAAGCAGCTAGAAGCGATTCAACAAGACATGAAACTGCTCAAAGAGAGCGGCATTGAGCACTCTTTGTTAAGTGTTGAGGAGTGCATTAAGGTCGAACCGGGGCTTGAATCCGTTAAAGATAAGCTTGTAGGTGGGTTGTATTTACCGGGAGATGAAACGGGTGATTGCCACAAGTTTTGTATTGAGCTGACTGAAAAAGCCAAAGCCTTGGGTGTTGAATTTAAGTTTGATACTGAAGTGCACTCGCTGAACCGTCAAGGCTCATCGTTAACCAGCATTAACACCAGTGCTGGCGAGTTGAAAGCGGATGCTTTTGTTTTGGCGACGGGAAGCTATTCGACCGAGCTTTTGAAACAGATCGATATTGATGTGCCTGTTTACCCTGTGAAAGGTTATTCGTTAACACTGCCGATCATCAACGCAGACAAAGCGCCAACCTCAACCGTGATGGATGAAACCTACAAAGTCGCGATGACACGCTTTGATGATCGCATTCGTATTGCAGGGACTGCCGAGCTGGCTGGTTTCAACTTCGATATACCAGAGAAACGTAAAGCCACCATTGATATGGTTATTAAAGATCTCTTTCCAGAGGCTGGCGATCACGCGAAAGCCGAATACTGGACTGGGTTAAGACCTATGACGCCAGATGGCACGCCAATCATAGGTAAGACGCCGGTAGGCAACCTGTACACCAACACCGGTCATGGGACTTTGGGTTGGACCATGGCATGTGGTTCAGGAAAAATTCTTGCGAGTGTGGTGAGTGGAAAAGTACCAGAAGTTGAAAGTGGCGATCTGAGTGTATCTCGATATCAGTAA
- a CDS encoding transglycosylase SLT domain-containing protein yields the protein MYKMINKTVLAVVISAAISSQAFAVSEDQKQQLNSAIAKASQSQEDKIKEFHAYVNAYLDEYEAWRDEYTNNLDERRSDLIKTWGEGEVSSQTKQVDYSQDDQVKTAVDYETNTATVSVLVDEDSTPEEIEALVKNIPVEVAGQNVELAKLKAEDHAVLYSLEKEQEEKNFVIQQTQSQMNELDVQAERLILSDTGIPDSFIYQRAHNKKMALLAKAQERIAAQTKLYDEMRAKHGIEVKRPEPAVELVKPVEKVEVPKEVAKLEPTPTEKQPTKVVEKVVEKSPQPEVVKPKPIVEVAAAPVKPKKVISYKVKLPENSLKARASKYSTLAEKESKNWEIDAALIMAIMHSESAFRPDAKSHVPAFGLMQVVPTSAGHDVNKQVRNIDAPMKVADLYQPVINVETGTAYLDILNSKYLRKIKNDESRLYCVIAAYNTGAGNVARAFNKDRSTSIGKASKVINQMTPQQVYDHLVVNLPYDETKNYLKKVNSRIALYK from the coding sequence ATGTATAAAATGATCAATAAGACTGTTTTAGCTGTCGTTATCTCAGCAGCTATCAGCTCTCAAGCATTTGCTGTATCAGAAGATCAAAAGCAGCAGCTAAACAGCGCTATTGCTAAGGCGAGCCAGTCTCAAGAAGACAAGATCAAAGAGTTTCATGCTTACGTTAATGCCTACTTGGATGAATACGAAGCGTGGCGTGATGAATACACCAATAATCTTGATGAACGTCGAAGCGATCTCATCAAGACATGGGGTGAGGGGGAAGTTTCATCTCAAACTAAACAGGTGGATTATTCTCAAGACGATCAAGTAAAAACGGCTGTCGATTACGAAACCAATACAGCAACAGTCTCTGTGTTGGTGGATGAAGATAGTACTCCGGAAGAGATCGAAGCACTGGTAAAAAATATCCCTGTTGAGGTTGCGGGTCAAAATGTTGAACTCGCCAAACTCAAGGCGGAAGACCACGCCGTGCTTTATTCGTTGGAGAAAGAGCAAGAAGAGAAAAATTTCGTTATCCAGCAGACGCAGAGCCAGATGAATGAGCTGGATGTGCAAGCTGAGCGACTGATTTTGTCTGATACCGGCATTCCTGATTCTTTCATTTACCAGCGTGCTCACAACAAGAAAATGGCACTACTGGCAAAAGCTCAGGAGCGTATTGCTGCGCAAACCAAACTGTATGATGAAATGCGTGCAAAACATGGTATTGAAGTGAAGCGACCAGAGCCGGCCGTTGAGTTGGTGAAACCCGTTGAAAAAGTCGAAGTACCAAAAGAGGTCGCCAAGCTAGAGCCAACGCCTACAGAAAAGCAGCCAACGAAAGTAGTTGAAAAGGTCGTTGAAAAATCGCCACAGCCAGAAGTTGTAAAACCTAAACCTATTGTTGAAGTTGCAGCAGCTCCGGTTAAACCGAAAAAAGTCATCAGCTATAAAGTTAAGCTTCCTGAAAACAGCCTTAAGGCACGTGCGAGCAAGTACAGCACCTTAGCAGAGAAAGAGAGTAAAAACTGGGAGATTGATGCGGCGTTGATCATGGCAATCATGCACTCGGAATCGGCTTTCCGTCCGGATGCTAAATCACATGTGCCTGCGTTTGGTTTGATGCAAGTAGTCCCGACGAGTGCTGGTCACGACGTGAATAAACAAGTTCGCAACATCGATGCGCCGATGAAAGTGGCAGACCTATATCAGCCGGTTATCAACGTAGAAACGGGTACGGCTTACTTAGATATCTTGAACAGTAAGTATCTTCGCAAGATCAAGAATGACGAGAGTCGTTTGTATTGTGTCATTGCGGCTTACAACACTGGTGCGGGTAATGTAGCAAGAGCGTTTAACAAAGACCGTTCTACCAGTATTGGCAAAGCTTCGAAGGTCATCAACCAGATGACTCCTCAACAAGTTTATGACCATCTCGTGGTGAATCTACCGTACGACGAAACCAAAAATTACTTGAAGAAAGTAAACAGTCGTATCGCGTTATATAAGTAA
- a CDS encoding sensor histidine kinase, giving the protein MILNVLNSTKSLTGRLALFFGLMAVIITAFVYAVFLVAMYQSEDRVGERRILIDRNYAVSLFEAGANGKIRIDDLTIAYNDRSLIPERYQRFIGDKDTFLGEVGDEPHSRMVYVGEYSHEGVTYPLILLSEIDRIEFDVTELFYATTLVLTLLAVLIFSFGALLYRLSQRLIEPFNSLARQLESNKSNLNQEFKVQDSAAIEFRQLTNQLNDYRSEINALVKREQAFARYSSHELRTPLTVARGSNKLLLRSQMTEFQHRQVKRVDDAVAQMSEMVDALLGLVRYERNQDDAPIRLFTQQELEQIIAKNSAQANEKQINVELEVEGEPSVRATSAILNMLIGNLLRNAIAATNHGKVTITLTQHLISIHDQGEGLTEQYNPSGHGLGLLIVDDLCSRYNWDFELINHQNGGCVALVVFDQPANTSSHLE; this is encoded by the coding sequence GTGATCCTCAATGTACTCAATAGCACCAAAAGTCTAACTGGTCGTTTAGCGCTTTTCTTTGGGTTGATGGCCGTAATCATCACCGCCTTCGTCTATGCGGTTTTTCTTGTTGCTATGTACCAATCGGAAGACCGCGTTGGTGAACGACGTATCCTAATTGACCGTAATTATGCAGTGAGTTTATTTGAAGCGGGAGCGAATGGAAAAATACGCATTGACGACCTAACCATTGCTTACAATGACCGCAGTCTCATTCCTGAACGCTATCAGCGTTTTATCGGAGATAAAGATACATTTCTTGGTGAAGTGGGTGACGAACCCCATTCGCGTATGGTCTATGTGGGCGAGTATTCGCATGAAGGCGTTACCTACCCTCTTATATTACTCTCAGAGATTGATCGTATTGAATTTGATGTCACAGAGTTATTTTATGCAACCACTCTTGTTCTCACCTTGTTAGCGGTTTTGATCTTCAGCTTCGGCGCTCTTTTATACCGACTGTCTCAACGTCTCATTGAGCCCTTCAACTCTTTGGCAAGACAACTAGAGAGCAACAAGAGTAACCTAAACCAAGAGTTTAAAGTTCAAGACAGTGCAGCCATTGAGTTTCGTCAGCTCACCAATCAACTTAATGATTATCGAAGTGAAATCAATGCACTAGTAAAACGAGAACAAGCTTTTGCTCGCTACTCTAGCCACGAATTGCGCACGCCGCTTACGGTTGCGCGAGGCTCTAACAAACTACTTCTACGCAGCCAAATGACTGAGTTCCAACATCGCCAAGTAAAACGCGTTGACGATGCCGTTGCTCAGATGTCAGAAATGGTCGACGCCCTTTTAGGGTTGGTACGCTATGAACGCAATCAGGATGACGCACCAATTCGACTCTTTACTCAGCAAGAGTTAGAGCAGATCATCGCTAAAAACTCCGCACAAGCGAATGAAAAACAAATTAATGTTGAACTAGAAGTGGAAGGCGAACCGAGTGTTCGTGCCACCAGTGCGATTCTTAACATGTTGATTGGCAATCTGCTGAGAAATGCCATTGCTGCCACCAACCATGGCAAAGTTACAATCACTCTGACCCAACATTTGATCAGTATCCATGACCAAGGAGAAGGTCTCACCGAACAATACAACCCAAGTGGACATGGCCTAGGTCTACTGATCGTCGATGATTTATGTAGTCGATACAACTGGGACTTTGAACTCATCAATCATCAAAACGGTGGCTGTGTGGCACTGGTAGTGTTTGACCAACCTGCGAACACCTCGTCTCACTTAGAATAA